Proteins encoded in a region of the Thunnus thynnus chromosome 8, fThuThy2.1, whole genome shotgun sequence genome:
- the suco gene encoding SUN domain-containing ossification factor isoform X5: MKRLRVLLVCLIVALLCWYPSQHVYCSEQSLSGPGQSAGDKNPDGHKQELEQDTTQHKVVEEWMTHTSYDMGLETERAAQEKLATHNIHQEQTVNPREAEVEETKPNPESDTVPVAPEPEPSPDQVDLDLQTDTQDQDHDQEALVSSTPEPVPAQGQVSTDAPNPAEVLIDTPAAHPSLDSNPATSPDEAENTPTSQSASPTHTGAVRVASAGDELPVDSFVFAEHSVSQCGVIPPELATCENSPYGSPLLSVDEAGKEDQQSDQSQSSGPEAEVQSTSVHVDKEQQQQQQQQQRQRQELEGGLSDLDREENTSHHHQEQQAGDAGIARETDPSVPSKEDIPTFDEWKKQVMEVEKEKSQSLHTSTSGSPHPVKKVQKNFKNNYASVECGAKILSANNEAKSTSAILMENMDLYMLNPCSNKIWFVIELCEPIQVKQLDIANFELFSSTPKDFLVSISDRYPTNKWVKLGTFHARDERIVQSFPLDEQLYAKYVKMFIKYIKVELLSHFGSEHFCPLSLIRVFGTSMVEEYEEIADSQYPSERLEYLDEDYDYPPGYQPSEDKASKNLLGSATNAILTMVNNIAANVLGGKPEGGAEPGGNTTAEVQTEKEGSTEVTPKLVETRHSTAVLEPAEPEHPTTQEDSNISSDSSTPSPTSPEPHEDRQIVTLVEEEEDEEPRQSTVTLMEEEGEEEEEKREEETRREADRNQWESQAYCPFSSFSSLSLSCMATLPELLHRWCSARLAKERLRSLRRRQLSSQTQTPPVANTPALTHTPPQIPVPVPTPLQEALPLTEKAPEPEVPLKGQNEGKPLGEAHTTHTHLTPDAHTPEPNILLEPSRTSTIPPHSFSDIHSSLTRPTPTHEEKLLPPIKDAALDPVPTPPLQAVSILETQQASSATPTFTVSSPPQPLASETASPGVVLPPVKEQPVHPLPTVSRPEDLIPPPTELPAALPLTDTHTDTVKSGADSGDSQRHTVQASQSQGEHGDSLTQTGEPHRIEDTVDEDLLSTNGNGNVHRTATDFYAELQNGGDYNGGAGNGNSVLLNGGAVHGSSQKESVFMRLNNRIKALEMNMSLSSRYLEELSQRYRKQMEEMQRAFNKTIIKLQNTSRIAEEQDQKQTDSIQVLQSQLENVTKLMLNLTVTVGQLQREVSDRQSYLVVSLVLCLSLGLLLCLQCCRSSSPNPNTNTAALPKSHHYPSPKRCFSSYDDMSLKRRVTCPLVRSKSFHLSSTEEKALQNKIVGQG; encoded by the exons GTACCCCAGTCAACATGTGTATTGTTCAGAGCAGAGCTTGTCTGGTCCAGGTCAGTCTGCCGGGGACAAAAACCCTGATGGCCACAAGCAGGAGCTGGAGCAGGACACTACACAACACAAG gTGGTGGAAGAATGGATGACACACACATCCTACGATATGGGactagagacagagagagcagcacAAGAGAAGCTagcaacacacaatatacaCCAAGAACAG ACTGTGAATCCACGGGAAGCTGAGGTGGAGGAGACGAAGCCCAACCCAGAGTCTGATACTGTACCTGTTGCTCCTGAGCCAGAACCCTCCCCAGACCAGGTTGATTTGGACCTGCAGACTGACACCCAGGATCAGGACCATGACCAGGAAGCCCTGGTTTCCTCCACTCCAGAACCAGTTCCAGCACAGGGCCAAGTGTCCACAGATGCCCCAAACCCAGCAGAAGTCCTCATTGACACCCCTGCTGCACATCCCAGCCTGGACTCAAACCCAGCCACATCCCCAGatgaagctgaaaacacacctaCCTCACAGAGTGCCAGCCCGACCCACACAGG TGCAGTGCGGGTTGCCAGTGCAGGAGATGAACTCCCAGTAGACAGCTTTGTCTTTGCTGAGCACTCTGTCTCACAGTGCGGGGTCATTCCCCCCGAACTGGCAACCTGTGAAAACTCCCCTTATGGCAGCCCTCTCCTCAG TGTGGATGAGGCTGGCAAAGAGGACCAGCAGTCAGACCAGAGCCAGAGTTCTGGTCCTGAAGCAGAGGTCCAGTCCACTTCTGTCCATGTGGACaaggaacaacaacaacaacaacaacaacaacagcggCAGCGGCAGGAGCTGGAGGGTGGGCTGTCTGATTTGGACCGGGAGGAGAAcacctcccaccaccaccaagAACAGCAG gctggGGACGCCGGTATTGCCAGGGAGACTGATCCCTCAGTGCCCAGCAAAGAGGACATCCCGACCTTCGACGAGTGGAAGAAACAAGTCatggaggtggagaaggagaaaa GTCAGTCTCTCCATACCTCAACCAGCGGCAGCCCCCATCCAGTGAAGAAGGTCCAGAAAAACTTCAAGAATAATTACGCCTCTGTGGAGTGTGGTGCCAAGATACTGTCTGCCAACAACGAGGCCAAG AGCACTTCAGCTATTCTCATGGAGAATATGGACCTTTACATGCTGAATCCTTGCAGCAACAAAATCTG GTTTGTGATAGAGCTCTGTGAGCCTATTCAAGTCAAGCAGCTGGACATTGCTAACTTTGAGCTCTTCTCATCTACACCTAAAGACTTTTTAGTTTCCATCAGTGACAG ATATCCTACCAACAAGTGGGTAAAGCTGGGTACGTTCCATGCCCGCGATGAGCGCATCGTGCAGAGCTTCCCACTGGACGAACAGCTTTATGCTAAATACGTGAAG ATGTTCATCAAGTACATAAAG GTTGAACTCCTCTCCCACTTTGGATCAGAACACTTCTGCCCCCTCAGTCTCATCAG GGTGTTTGGTACCAGCATGGTGGAGGAATATGAGGAGATAGCAGATTCCCAGTACCCCTCAGAGAGACTGGAGTACTTGGACGAAGACTATG ACTATCCTCCTGGCTACCAACCATCAGAGGACAAGGCTTCTAAAAACCTGCTTGGCTCAGCAACCA ATGCCATCTTAACCATGGTAAACAACATTGCTGCTAATGTGCTGGGCGGCAAACCAGAGGGTGGAGCAGAACCAGGAG GTAATACGACAGCAGAGGTCCAGACTGAGAAGGAGGGGAGCACAGAAGTTACACCAAAACTGGTAGAAACCCGTCACAGCACTGCAGT ACTGGAACCTGCAGAGCCAGAACATCCTACAACCCAGGAAGACTCCAATATATCCAGTGACTCTTCCACACCCTCCCCCACATCACCCGAACCCCACGAGGACAGACAGATTGTCACTctggtagaggaggaggaggatgaagagccCAGACAGTCGACTGTCActctgatggaggaggagggagaggaggaggaagagaagagagaggaggagacaaggAGGGAGGCAGACAGGAACCAGTGGGAGAGCCAGGCGTACTgtcctttctcctccttctcttctctgtctctgtcctgcaTGGCCACCCTGCCCGAACTGCTCCATCGCTGGTGCTCAGCCAGGCTGGCCAAGGAGAGACTCCGCAGCCTCAGGCGGAGGCAGCTGAGCTCTCAGACACAGACACCCCCTGTTGCAAACACCCCcgccctcacacacacacctccacagaTCCCTGTCCCTGTTCCCACACCTCTACAAGAAGCCCTTCCCCTCACAGAAAAAGCTCCAGAGCCTGAGGTTCCTCTTAAGGGCCAAAATGAGGGCAAACCTCTGGGTGAggcacacaccacacacacacatctcaccCCTGACGCACACACTCCAGAGCCCAACATCCTCCTAGAGCCTAGTAGAACCTCTACCATCCCCCCTCACAGTTTCTCAGACATCCACAGTTCCCTAACACGCCCTACCCCCACACATGAGGAGAAGCTGCTACCTCCCATTAAAGACGCAGCCCTGGACCCTGTTCCCACTCCACCCCTCCAAGCCGTCTCTATCCTAGAGACACAGCAGGCCAGCAGTGCCACACCCACTTTTACTGTTAGCTCTCCCCCACAGCCTCTGGCCTCTGAGACAGCCTCTCCTGGTGTTGTACTTCCCCCTGTCAAGGAGCAGCCTGTTCACCCTCTTCCCACTGTGTCAAGACCTGAAGACCTTATCCCCCCTCCCACCGAACTGCCAGCAGCTCTCCCTCTGActgacactcacacagacacagttaagTCAGGCGCAGACAGTGGGGactcacagagacacactgtcCAGGCTTCTCAGTCTCAAGGGGAGCACGGGGACTCACTCACTCAGACTGGAGAGCCCCATCGCATAGAAGACACGGTGGACGAAGACCTGTTAAGCACTAATGGGAATGGGAACGTCCACCGGACAGCTACAGACTTCTATGCAGAGCTGCAGAATGGGGGGGATTATAATGGCGGCGCAGGGAACGGGAACAGCGTATTATTAAACGGTGGAGCAGTGCACGGCTCCAGCCAGAAGGAGAGTGTGTTCATGAGGCTGAACAACAGGATCAAAGCCCTGGAGATGAACATGAGTCTGTCCAGCAGATACCTGGAGGAGCTCAGCCAGAG ATACCGTAAACAGATGGAAGAGATGCAGAGAGCGTTCAATAAGACCATCATCAAACTGCAGAACACCTCCCGCATTGCCGAGGAGCAG GACCAGAAGCAGACCGACTCCATCCAGGTTCTGCAGAGCCAGCTGGAGAACGTCACTAAACTGATGCTCAATCTCACCGTTACAGTTGgccagctgcagagagag gtaTCTGACCGTCAGAGCTACCTGGTGGTCTCGCTggttctgtgtctgtctctgggCCTCCTGCTGTGTCTGCAGTGCTGCCGCAGCTCTTCTCCCAACCCCAACACCAACACCGCTGCCCTTCCCAAGAGCCACCACTACCCCAGCCCCAAGag ATGCTTCTCCTCCTATGACGATATGAGCCTTAAGCGCAGGGTGACCTGTCCGCTTGTTCGCTCCAAGTCGTTCCACCTGTCCTCTACAGAAG